The following proteins are encoded in a genomic region of Cryptococcus neoformans var. neoformans JEC21 chromosome 2 sequence:
- a CDS encoding short-chain dehydrogenase, putative — protein sequence MFSILTKTTTNLLLLQTRRKVVLQQIRTMSVFSTSRLAGKTVLVTGASAGIGASTAELFAKCGSNVVLLARRADNLQAVKAKCEAAHKESGLKEGGKVVVIEADMQKNEHLDAIPTKLEGLEVDILVNNAGMVRGKEQVGDISEDDINVMFSTNVLGLIHLTQIFVRQFKQRNAGMIINLGSIAGREPYAGGAIYCATKHALAAFTGSLLRELVNTPIRVCEVQPGMVETEFSIVRFRGDKDAADAVYKGIQPLVAQDIAEEIVWCASRPAHVNIAQLFVMPVNQATPTLAHRSS from the exons ATGTTTAGTATCTTGACAAAAACTACAACAAATTTATTACTACTCCAAACCAGAAGAAAAGTAGTCCTACAACAGATCAGAACCATGTCTGTATTCAGCACCTCTCG ATTGGCTGGTAAAACTG TCCTTGTGACTGGTGCCTCCGCCGGTATCGGTGCCTCAACTGCCGAGCTCTTCGCTAAATGCGGGTCCAATgtcgtcctcctcgcccgACGAGCGGACAACCTTCAAGCAGTGAAAGCTAAATGTGAAGCTGCCCACAAGGAGTCTGGGCTAAAGGAGGGCGGTAAAGTGGTCGTCATTGAGGCAGACATGCAGAAGAATGAGCACTTGGATGCCATCCCCACCAAGCTTGAAGGCTTGGAAGTTGACAT TCTTGTCAACAATGCTGGTATGGTGAGGGGTAAAGAGCAAGTGGGAG ACATCT CTGAAGATGACATCAATGTGATGTTCTCAACCAACG TCCTCGGTCTCATTCACTTAACTCAGATCTTTGTTCGTCAATTCAAGCAACGAAACGCTGGCATGATTATTAACCTCGGTTCCATCGCCGGTCGTGAACCTTACGCTGGTGGTGCCATCTACTGCGCTACCAAGCACGCCCTTGCCGCTTTCACCGGCAGTTTGTTGAGAGAACTTGTCAACACCCCCATCAGAGTCTGTGAGGTTCAACCGGGCATGGTGGAGACAGAGTTCTCCATTGTCAGGTTCAGGGGCGACAAGGACGCTGCCGATGCTGTTTACAAGGGGATTCAGCCAT TGGTTGCTCAGGATATCGCCGAAGAAATCGTTTGGTGTGCCTCCAGGCCTGCGCATGTCAATATTGCCCAACTCT tcGTCATGCCTGTCAACCAGGCCACGCCTACTCTTGCTCACCGAAGTTCTTAA